One window from the genome of Acidobacteriota bacterium encodes:
- a CDS encoding AAA family ATPase yields the protein MIQNLTVRSFKSLSNISMEFPRLTILFGPNAAGKSNLLDAIQALSRIGTERTLMDALGGQMIRGYPIEAFALPAGGIPELLSKSTARFSISADLAIPDGRKIRKNRYRYRIEVEIASKSGALANCDEYLSALSTTGNEKGVPAIEVESEPQRLKIRRQSGGGRPRFEDLNQNYAILSDPRLGSPAHKYIERVREELFGWRTYYLDPRLAMRRASPPLDVFDIGVFGEDIAAFLYKLKAERRKNFESVVRTVQSIIPSVEAFDIDLDERRGILDINVQQNGTNYSSRVVSEGTLRVLALCAISANPWSGSLLAFEEPENGVHPRRIELIAKMLTAMAVEQERQVVVTTHSPLFCDAVLKEARGRPHGDIALYNVRRVGRETQIQRFDPPVELFDQPDIMSNLTSKTEDGIFEFMVMRGWLNE from the coding sequence ATGATTCAGAACCTGACTGTTCGTAGTTTCAAATCACTCTCCAACATTTCAATGGAATTTCCCCGGCTGACGATTCTCTTCGGACCTAATGCCGCGGGAAAGAGCAACCTCCTCGACGCGATCCAAGCTCTGTCGAGGATCGGTACAGAGCGCACGCTGATGGATGCCCTCGGTGGACAAATGATTCGGGGATACCCGATCGAAGCATTTGCTCTGCCGGCCGGTGGAATCCCGGAATTACTCTCGAAATCTACCGCCAGGTTTTCGATTTCTGCAGACTTGGCAATCCCTGACGGGCGAAAAATCAGAAAGAACCGTTACCGTTATCGAATCGAGGTGGAAATCGCCTCCAAGTCGGGTGCTCTGGCCAACTGTGACGAGTATCTGTCGGCTCTGTCAACGACCGGAAATGAGAAAGGAGTGCCGGCAATTGAAGTGGAATCGGAGCCTCAGCGTTTGAAGATCCGGCGCCAGAGTGGGGGCGGGAGACCTCGTTTCGAGGACCTCAATCAGAACTACGCCATCCTCTCCGACCCACGGTTAGGAAGCCCGGCACACAAGTACATCGAACGGGTTCGGGAAGAACTCTTCGGCTGGAGAACCTACTACCTGGATCCGCGGCTGGCGATGCGGCGTGCTTCGCCACCACTGGATGTGTTTGATATAGGTGTGTTCGGAGAGGACATCGCAGCCTTCCTCTACAAACTCAAGGCAGAGCGCAGAAAGAACTTTGAATCGGTCGTCCGAACTGTGCAATCGATAATTCCAAGCGTCGAGGCATTCGACATCGATCTGGACGAGCGTCGAGGCATTCTTGACATCAACGTTCAGCAGAACGGCACCAACTACTCTTCCCGCGTCGTTTCCGAGGGGACACTCCGAGTGCTGGCGCTCTGTGCAATCTCAGCGAATCCGTGGAGTGGCTCGCTTCTTGCGTTCGAGGAACCCGAGAATGGTGTGCATCCGAGACGGATAGAACTGATTGCCAAAATGCTGACGGCAATGGCTGTGGAGCAAGAACGCCAAGTCGTCGTGACGACCCACTCGCCGCTATTTTGCGATGCCGTGCTCAAAGAAGCCCGGGGGCGGCCACATGGCGATATCGCTTTGTACAACGTTCGCCGCGTAGGCCGGGAAACTCAAATCCAGCGCTTCGATCCCCCTGTCGAGTTGTTCGATCAGCCCGACATCATGAGCAATCTCACGAGTAAGACGGAAGATGGCATCTTCGAATTCATGGTCATGCGTGGATGGCTCAATGAATGA
- a CDS encoding sialidase family protein, translated as MGSSSRAVRITWVSTLLLVALGFPVRGADPPVLLRASPPGKAIVTLPGGELCILYMVSGKHCASIRSIDGGVTWSEPRVEFEFRNPAGVPVVLVDREGELHAFMLVLRGAGRTPTVDYFYDIWHAATRDGRSRWSDPKRIFEGYVGALNGVLQLESGRIVLPQQFWVPGLRSEPPTGSHVVTTSTSDDGGRSWRLSPARLTSPCHSGYIGSNYGATEPVAVQLRDGRVWMLIRTQTGFLYESFSPDGVEWSEARPTRFRSSNSPANLLRLPDGRLVVFWNNCENPSRVDGEAVYTTRDALHVAISGDEGRTWKGYREAFRDPNRNRPPPRRGDRGTAYPFSTATRDGKVILATGQGQGRIALVRIDPEWIGASAREDDFSAGLEGWSVFKPFGPAEYYWRDRVQGPRLVDHPTREGAKALQVRRPDEKSGDEAVWNFPAGRRGQVSLRVLLPEGFGGGVIALADRFIQPAEPAAERLEVFRLHLDAAGRIEGGPVLAKGRWHALRLAWDLNRNRCSVAVDGKTALDLPRLNNDNDPLSYLRLRSSATSPDPAGMLIDRVAATRDE; from the coding sequence ATGGGCAGTTCCAGCCGCGCAGTTCGAATCACCTGGGTTTCGACCCTGCTACTGGTCGCTCTGGGATTTCCGGTCCGAGGTGCCGACCCGCCGGTGTTGCTCCGGGCGTCTCCGCCCGGCAAGGCCATCGTGACGCTGCCGGGAGGCGAACTCTGCATTCTCTACATGGTCTCCGGAAAACACTGCGCCTCGATCCGCTCCATCGACGGAGGAGTCACCTGGAGCGAGCCCCGGGTCGAGTTCGAGTTCAGGAATCCCGCCGGCGTTCCGGTGGTGCTGGTAGACCGGGAGGGAGAGCTGCACGCCTTCATGCTGGTGCTGCGGGGCGCCGGGCGGACGCCGACCGTGGATTACTTCTACGACATCTGGCATGCGGCGACGCGGGACGGCCGGTCCCGGTGGTCCGATCCCAAGAGGATCTTCGAAGGCTATGTGGGGGCCTTGAACGGGGTCCTCCAACTCGAGAGCGGAAGGATCGTGCTGCCCCAGCAGTTCTGGGTTCCGGGATTGCGGTCGGAGCCGCCCACGGGGTCCCACGTGGTCACCACCAGCACCTCGGACGACGGCGGCCGGAGCTGGCGGCTCTCGCCGGCGCGGCTCACCTCTCCCTGCCACAGCGGCTACATCGGCAGCAACTACGGCGCGACCGAACCGGTGGCGGTCCAGCTTCGGGATGGACGGGTCTGGATGTTGATCCGGACCCAGACAGGATTCCTCTACGAATCGTTCTCCCCGGACGGGGTCGAGTGGTCCGAGGCCAGGCCCACCCGCTTCCGCTCCTCCAACTCTCCGGCCAACCTGTTGCGCCTGCCCGACGGCCGGCTGGTGGTGTTCTGGAACAACTGCGAGAACCCGTCGCGCGTGGACGGAGAGGCCGTGTACACGACGCGCGATGCCCTCCACGTGGCCATCTCCGGCGACGAAGGAAGGACCTGGAAGGGATACCGGGAGGCCTTCCGGGATCCCAACCGCAACCGGCCCCCTCCCCGGCGCGGCGACCGCGGGACCGCCTATCCCTTTTCCACGGCGACCCGAGACGGAAAGGTCATCCTGGCGACGGGTCAGGGACAGGGCCGGATCGCCCTGGTGCGCATCGACCCGGAATGGATCGGGGCCTCCGCCCGGGAGGACGACTTCTCTGCGGGGTTGGAGGGCTGGAGCGTCTTCAAGCCCTTCGGTCCCGCCGAATACTACTGGCGCGACCGGGTCCAGGGTCCCCGGCTGGTGGATCATCCCACCCGGGAGGGCGCCAAGGCGCTTCAGGTGCGGCGGCCCGATGAGAAGAGCGGCGACGAGGCGGTCTGGAACTTTCCGGCCGGAAGGCGAGGGCAGGTCTCACTCCGGGTCCTGCTGCCGGAAGGCTTCGGGGGCGGAGTCATCGCTCTCGCCGACCGGTTTATTCAGCCGGCCGAGCCGGCGGCCGAACGGTTGGAGGTTTTCCGGCTTCATTTGGACGCGGCTGGAAGGATCGAGGGCGGACCGGTCCTGGCCAAGGGCCGCTGGCATGCTCTCCGCCTCGCCTGGGACCTGAATCGCAACCGCTGCTCGGTCGCGGTCGACGGCAAGACCGCATTGGACCTGCCCCGGCTGAATAACGACAATGATCCTCTGAGCTACTTGCGGCTGCGCTCCAGCGCCACGTCGCCGGACCCGGCTGGAATGCTCATCGATCGGGTCGCAGCGACGAGGGAC